A single genomic interval of Granulicella tundricola MP5ACTX9 harbors:
- the rfbH gene encoding lipopolysaccharide biosynthesis protein RfbH, with the protein MSERADALRRQILELTAEYHAEAFPKREFVAGASAVQVSGKVIGADDMGAVVEAALDGWFTTGRWAKEFERKLARFFGVRSASLVNSGSSANLVALSALTSPKLGDRQLRPGDEVITVAAGFPTTVNPIIQNRLVPVFVDVTLPTFEIDCSLLEEAYSPKVKAVMIAHTLGNVFNLDAITAFCKEHNLWLIEDCCDALGSTYKGRKVGTFGDIATVSFYPAHHITMGEGGAVLTDKPALQVLIDSFRDWGRDCWCEPGVDNTCGKRFEWELGTLPCGYDHKYTYSHIGYNLKATDMQAALGVSQIAKLPGFIERRKENFAYLWKALESLQDVLVLPVAGDGADPSWFGFPIAVKPGAPFTRDQLTRHFEAKKIGTRLMFAGNLLRQPAYQGIECRVVGDMKNTDYVMDRVFWLGVFPGLTREMLDYVAGVAGEFCSGLRVV; encoded by the coding sequence ATGAGTGAGCGGGCGGATGCGTTGCGGCGGCAGATTCTGGAGTTGACGGCGGAGTACCACGCCGAGGCTTTTCCGAAGCGGGAGTTTGTTGCTGGGGCTTCGGCGGTGCAGGTCTCGGGGAAGGTGATTGGGGCGGATGACATGGGGGCCGTGGTGGAGGCGGCGCTCGATGGGTGGTTCACGACTGGGCGGTGGGCGAAGGAGTTTGAGAGGAAGCTGGCACGGTTCTTTGGGGTGCGGTCGGCTAGTCTGGTGAACTCGGGGTCCAGTGCGAACCTGGTGGCGCTGAGCGCTTTGACCTCTCCGAAGCTGGGTGATCGGCAGTTGCGGCCGGGGGATGAGGTGATTACGGTCGCGGCGGGGTTTCCTACGACGGTCAATCCGATCATTCAGAACCGGCTGGTGCCGGTGTTTGTGGATGTGACACTGCCTACGTTCGAGATCGACTGTTCGCTGCTGGAGGAGGCGTATAGCCCGAAGGTGAAGGCGGTGATGATCGCGCATACGCTGGGGAATGTGTTCAACCTGGATGCGATTACGGCGTTCTGCAAGGAACATAATCTGTGGCTGATTGAAGACTGCTGCGATGCGCTGGGGTCGACTTACAAGGGCAGGAAGGTGGGGACGTTTGGGGATATTGCGACGGTAAGCTTTTATCCGGCGCACCACATCACGATGGGCGAGGGTGGGGCGGTGCTGACGGATAAGCCGGCGCTGCAGGTGCTGATCGACAGCTTCCGAGACTGGGGGCGGGATTGCTGGTGTGAGCCGGGGGTAGATAACACCTGCGGCAAGCGGTTCGAGTGGGAGTTGGGGACGCTGCCCTGCGGGTATGACCATAAGTACACGTACAGCCACATTGGGTACAACCTGAAGGCGACTGATATGCAGGCGGCGCTGGGGGTCTCGCAGATTGCGAAGCTGCCGGGGTTTATCGAGCGGCGGAAGGAGAACTTCGCTTATCTTTGGAAGGCCCTGGAGTCGCTGCAGGATGTGCTGGTGCTGCCGGTGGCGGGGGACGGGGCCGATCCGAGCTGGTTCGGGTTTCCGATTGCGGTGAAGCCGGGTGCGCCGTTTACCCGGGATCAGCTTACGCGGCACTTCGAGGCGAAGAAGATTGGGACTCGGCTGATGTTTGCGGGGAATCTGCTGCGGCAGCCGGCTTACCAGGGGATCGAGTGCAGGGTGGTGGGGGATATGAAGAACACGGATTATGTGATGGATCGGGTGTTCTGGCTGGGGGTTTTTCCGGGGCTGACGCGGGAGATGCTGGATTATGTGGCGGGGGTGGCGGGGGAGTTTTGTTCGGGGTTGCGAGTGGTCTAG
- a CDS encoding carbonic anhydrase: MSAIDTMLTRNKDFAAHEKSAGTLMPSLPEAMPNVKALVITCADMRVDPAHVLGVESGEAIVLRNIGGRITPGLVEQIGLLGRIGQVAGAAPAGGGEFHIVILQHTDCGITRLAGDPALLAHFFQIQESEVASKTVLDPHNAVAMDVASLRAITALPASWMISGLVYDVATGLVEVVIPPAPLRAA, from the coding sequence ATGAGCGCTATCGACACGATGCTGACACGCAACAAAGATTTTGCTGCACACGAGAAGTCCGCAGGCACCCTGATGCCTTCACTGCCGGAGGCGATGCCAAACGTCAAGGCACTCGTCATTACCTGCGCCGATATGCGTGTGGACCCCGCTCATGTTCTTGGGGTTGAATCGGGCGAGGCGATCGTACTGCGCAACATCGGCGGCCGCATCACTCCAGGCCTGGTGGAGCAGATTGGTCTCCTTGGACGCATCGGTCAGGTCGCCGGAGCGGCTCCCGCCGGCGGAGGCGAGTTTCATATCGTCATCCTCCAGCACACGGACTGCGGCATCACCCGGCTCGCCGGCGACCCCGCACTTCTGGCGCACTTCTTCCAGATTCAGGAAAGTGAAGTCGCTTCGAAGACGGTTCTTGATCCTCATAACGCGGTTGCTATGGATGTTGCATCGCTCCGTGCGATTACGGCTCTGCCTGCTTCGTGGATGATCTCCGGCCTCGTCTATGACGTGGCGACCGGTCTCGTGGAAGTCGTCATTCCACCCGCACCGTTGCGCGCGGCATAG
- a CDS encoding GlxA family transcriptional regulator has protein sequence MQIIVLALEGVFDTGLSVILDAFATATSLSAQLFGGTPRFDVTTAGVRRKVRTAQGLTVPIQAIKPASKPDWVIVPAVIAGSPAELFAKLERPDVREAQSHLLKWSAKGSRIGAACMGTFVLAETGLLDRQEATTTWSLAPFFRQRFPHVQLDDSRMVVPCDIGVTAGSAMGHLDLALWIIRQASPELAHTVSRYLTADLRSSQAPFIIPNHLAQADPMIRSFERWARQNLKDGFSLQNASKALATSARTLQRRCDAILGKSPLAYFQDLRVEHAQSLLHGEGHDVEAIAAEVGYADGATLRTLLRNRLGRGVREIRAGFE, from the coding sequence ATGCAAATTATCGTTCTGGCTCTCGAAGGAGTCTTCGACACAGGGCTCTCCGTCATCCTTGATGCATTCGCGACGGCAACTTCCCTCTCCGCGCAGCTCTTTGGGGGAACGCCACGTTTCGATGTGACGACGGCTGGTGTTCGCCGCAAAGTGCGAACGGCGCAGGGTCTGACCGTACCGATTCAGGCGATTAAGCCTGCTTCCAAGCCGGACTGGGTGATTGTCCCTGCCGTCATCGCCGGCAGCCCGGCAGAGTTATTCGCGAAGCTGGAGCGGCCGGACGTGCGGGAGGCGCAATCTCATCTGCTGAAATGGAGTGCCAAAGGGAGTCGGATCGGTGCAGCTTGTATGGGTACGTTCGTGCTTGCGGAGACCGGCCTTCTTGATCGGCAGGAGGCCACTACGACGTGGTCGCTTGCGCCCTTTTTTCGGCAACGCTTCCCGCATGTTCAGCTCGATGACTCTCGCATGGTGGTCCCCTGCGACATCGGAGTCACCGCTGGTTCGGCCATGGGACACCTCGATCTTGCGCTCTGGATCATCCGACAGGCGAGCCCAGAGCTCGCACACACCGTCTCTCGTTACCTGACGGCCGACCTGCGCTCTTCGCAGGCCCCCTTTATCATCCCGAATCACCTGGCTCAGGCCGATCCGATGATCCGGAGTTTTGAACGCTGGGCCCGGCAAAATCTAAAGGACGGCTTCTCCCTGCAGAATGCCTCAAAGGCACTGGCTACCAGTGCCCGCACCCTGCAACGGCGTTGTGATGCCATCCTTGGGAAGTCTCCCCTGGCGTATTTCCAGGATCTGCGTGTGGAGCATGCTCAATCTCTTCTTCATGGCGAGGGACACGACGTGGAGGCCATCGCGGCAGAGGTGGGCTACGCCGATGGCGCCACGTTGCGAACGCTGTTGCGGAACCGACTGGGACGTGGCGTCAGGGAGATTCGCGCTGGTTTTGAATAA
- a CDS encoding HD-GYP domain-containing protein: MIATAERAAAKSSRSQSSSNPEQVTFSSIIAALSFALDLTEGAQPGHALRTCLIGIRIGTEMGLSQDQLSDLYYALLLKDAGCSSNATRLYQIVGGDEIRAKAFTKTNDWTRFEWKQIQFLLRHVHAQDKIANRFKAIGDMIKKSSQNAEILFRLRCNQGAQVVRDLGLGQGTADAVYNLDEHWNGLGYPDRLSGDAIPLLARIVSISQTLEVFHQQYGPAAALDCIQRRSGRWFDPLVVRAAVSLMRRNALFVDIDSPVLKHYVASLEPSLRSLPADPQTIDSICVAFAGVVDAKSHSTYMHSTEVARIAVELGAYLGLNDSELVTLRRAGLLHDIGKLSVPNSILDKPGKLDASEWACVKMHPHYTYEILSRIPTFGEIANISASHHEKLDGSGYYRGLMADDLCYMSRILTVADMFEALSANRPYRGPMSKADVLNILRKDVPHAIDPTVFAALESIIEINNLKVA; this comes from the coding sequence ATGATCGCAACAGCAGAACGAGCCGCAGCCAAAAGCAGCCGCAGCCAAAGCAGTTCAAATCCCGAGCAGGTCACCTTCTCCAGCATCATCGCCGCCCTCTCCTTCGCGCTCGACCTCACCGAAGGCGCACAGCCCGGCCACGCCCTCCGCACCTGCCTCATCGGCATCCGCATCGGCACAGAGATGGGTCTCTCGCAGGATCAGCTCTCAGACCTCTACTACGCCCTCCTCCTTAAGGACGCCGGCTGCTCCTCAAACGCCACCCGCCTCTACCAGATCGTCGGCGGCGACGAGATCCGCGCCAAGGCCTTCACCAAGACCAATGACTGGACCCGCTTCGAGTGGAAGCAGATCCAGTTCCTCCTCCGCCACGTCCACGCCCAGGACAAGATCGCCAACCGCTTCAAGGCCATCGGCGACATGATCAAGAAATCCAGCCAGAACGCCGAAATCCTCTTCCGCCTCCGCTGCAATCAAGGCGCACAGGTCGTCCGCGATCTCGGCCTCGGCCAGGGCACCGCCGACGCCGTCTACAATCTGGACGAGCACTGGAACGGCCTCGGCTACCCCGACCGCCTCTCCGGCGACGCCATCCCGCTCCTCGCCCGCATCGTCAGCATCTCCCAGACCCTTGAGGTCTTCCACCAGCAGTACGGCCCCGCCGCCGCGCTCGACTGCATCCAGCGCCGCAGCGGCCGCTGGTTCGACCCCCTCGTCGTCCGCGCCGCTGTCTCCCTCATGCGCCGCAACGCTCTTTTCGTCGATATCGACAGCCCCGTCCTCAAGCACTACGTCGCCTCGCTCGAGCCCAGCCTCCGCTCCCTCCCCGCCGACCCCCAGACCATCGACAGCATCTGCGTCGCCTTCGCCGGAGTCGTCGACGCCAAATCCCACAGCACCTACATGCACTCCACCGAGGTCGCACGCATCGCCGTCGAGCTCGGCGCCTACCTCGGCCTCAACGACTCCGAGCTTGTCACCCTCCGCCGCGCCGGTCTCCTCCACGACATCGGCAAGCTCAGCGTCCCCAACTCCATCCTCGACAAGCCCGGCAAGCTCGACGCCTCAGAGTGGGCCTGCGTCAAGATGCACCCCCACTACACCTACGAAATCCTCTCCCGCATCCCCACCTTCGGCGAGATCGCCAACATCTCCGCCTCCCACCACGAGAAACTCGATGGCTCCGGCTACTACCGCGGCCTCATGGCCGACGACCTCTGTTACATGTCCCGCATCCTCACCGTAGCCGACATGTTCGAAGCCCTCTCCGCCAATCGCCCCTACCGCGGCCCCATGTCCAAAGCCGACGTCCTCAACATCCTCCGCAAAGACGTCCCCCACGCCATAGACCCCACCGTCTTCGCCGCCCTCGAATCCATCATCGAAATAAACAACCTCAAAGTAGCCTGA
- a CDS encoding ligand-binding sensor domain-containing diguanylate cyclase, whose protein sequence is MYWPQFAPDVAIQGPSALIIRSEHSAPGDTRLCRLLTFVALLAFLLATPSRPAAAQQSSFLSSQNLERIADLEFDTLNTKDGLPHQSIYSFTQDTAGYIWIATYGGLSRFDGYQLRSYTHDPAQPTSLRDNNVRVLLPAPNGDLWIGSDADGVFYYRASTDSFEDLPDAPAALKGLRVYCLISDGHGGIWAGGQFGLFHFNPNATNAAERYETFPSFAPGSTSSFTLKRVFSLFLDSHGALWVGGDPGVVMRPAGSSTFQPILGIDGEHEIGPRPYVWSFLEDHSGRLWVGCDHVGIAIYDSQSHSLRGVPGLSGAISEIGEHTVRGLIEPSPGEIWIATYGGGLVTYDTQDGFIRSFVKNSPSPAPLHNNFMRGIFKDSSGVVWMGTDNGLARINDAAGGIFQIHPSLLHPTRFSGTDVRSVGVVNGQVWVGFDQGEFGPVDQDAHVLKIEPAPGLPPSLITRREILAIKATAPDTVYVGGTGLFRVDLKSHTYRPSLDPLIDQEIVGSLCPDGNTLWAGTYNGLYALDLTTGHSQIFRHDPSDPTSISENDVRDLLLTRDGRLWISTRAGLDLRDPATGRFRSFRHLPGNPATLPGDNVRALVEDSHGRLWIATTGNGLAVLNHWSPAGTPIFHTLDTSTGLLSNSVLTVTLGLDGRIWANTSAGLSVIDPNTLTVQTYTAGDGLRSTSEKLFGSVTLPDGTLLFRSADGLLAVQPSHLEQRTYRAPLVMTAFTTADSHQSPFILAWQSMHGAVSLDPRKRGFEADVALLDYTGPESTRYSYRLQGLENDGLPNSSASDTNNQIWTELPPGLHTITFSALPPGTFTLLVRAVSRSGQGPLVESAFTINAPRAWTETLPFRLLLVLLTLGIIYVFIRLRTRVLDHRREHLEQEIELRTLELSEKSRQLELANLKLGQLAIRDSLTNLYNRRHFLDLAEAEYLRSRRSQRTFSLLLMDIDHFKLVNDTWGHFTGDAVIQMVADRISSSLRATDTAARFGGEEYIVLLPETSSPQAIQLAERIREAVAASPLQTTAQDIAITLSIGCAEFDPNATLTQLLERADKALYAAKNAGRNRIEADDATRRNESKP, encoded by the coding sequence ATGTACTGGCCCCAGTTCGCTCCCGATGTAGCCATTCAAGGCCCGTCGGCCTTGATAATTCGCAGCGAGCACTCTGCCCCAGGCGATACCCGCCTCTGCCGACTCCTGACCTTCGTCGCACTCCTCGCGTTCCTGCTCGCAACTCCATCCCGTCCGGCTGCCGCCCAGCAGAGCTCTTTTCTCAGCTCCCAGAACCTGGAACGCATCGCGGACCTGGAGTTCGACACCCTCAACACCAAGGATGGCCTCCCCCACCAGTCCATCTATAGCTTCACCCAGGACACCGCCGGCTACATCTGGATCGCAACCTACGGCGGCCTGTCGCGCTTTGACGGCTATCAGCTCCGCTCCTACACCCACGACCCCGCCCAACCCACATCCCTCCGCGACAACAACGTCCGCGTCCTCCTCCCCGCGCCCAACGGCGATCTCTGGATCGGCTCCGATGCCGACGGCGTCTTCTACTACCGGGCCTCGACCGATAGCTTTGAAGACCTCCCGGACGCTCCCGCAGCCCTCAAAGGCCTCCGCGTGTATTGCCTTATCTCGGATGGCCACGGCGGCATCTGGGCCGGAGGCCAGTTCGGCCTCTTCCACTTCAACCCCAACGCCACCAACGCGGCGGAACGCTACGAGACCTTCCCCTCCTTCGCCCCCGGCTCCACCTCCTCATTCACCCTCAAGCGCGTCTTCTCCCTCTTTCTCGACTCCCACGGTGCCCTCTGGGTCGGAGGCGATCCCGGCGTCGTCATGCGCCCCGCCGGCTCCTCCACCTTCCAGCCCATCCTCGGTATAGACGGGGAGCACGAGATCGGCCCCCGCCCCTACGTCTGGTCCTTTCTGGAAGACCATTCCGGTCGCCTCTGGGTAGGCTGCGACCACGTCGGCATCGCCATCTACGACTCCCAGTCCCACTCCCTGCGCGGGGTCCCGGGCCTCAGCGGTGCCATCTCGGAGATCGGGGAACACACCGTTCGCGGCCTCATCGAGCCCAGCCCCGGAGAGATCTGGATCGCAACCTACGGCGGCGGCCTCGTCACGTACGACACCCAGGACGGCTTTATCCGCTCCTTCGTCAAGAACTCACCCTCCCCCGCGCCGCTCCATAACAACTTCATGCGCGGCATCTTCAAGGACAGCTCTGGCGTCGTCTGGATGGGTACCGACAATGGTTTAGCCCGCATCAATGATGCCGCCGGCGGCATCTTCCAGATCCATCCCTCTCTCCTCCACCCCACCCGATTCTCCGGCACCGACGTCCGCAGCGTCGGCGTCGTCAACGGCCAGGTCTGGGTAGGCTTTGACCAGGGTGAATTCGGCCCCGTGGACCAGGACGCCCACGTCCTCAAGATCGAGCCCGCCCCCGGCCTGCCGCCTAGCCTCATCACCCGCCGCGAGATCCTTGCCATCAAGGCCACAGCCCCCGACACCGTCTACGTCGGGGGCACCGGCCTCTTCCGCGTCGACCTCAAATCCCATACCTACCGCCCCAGCCTCGATCCCCTCATCGACCAGGAGATCGTCGGCTCCCTCTGTCCCGACGGCAACACCCTCTGGGCCGGAACCTACAACGGTCTCTACGCCCTCGACCTCACCACCGGCCATAGCCAAATCTTCCGCCACGACCCCAGCGATCCCACCAGCATCTCCGAAAACGACGTCCGCGACCTCCTCCTCACTCGCGATGGCCGCCTCTGGATCAGCACCCGCGCCGGCCTCGATCTCCGTGACCCCGCCACCGGCCGCTTCCGCTCCTTCCGCCACCTCCCCGGCAACCCCGCCACCCTCCCCGGCGACAACGTTCGCGCCCTCGTTGAAGACTCCCACGGCCGTCTCTGGATCGCCACCACCGGCAATGGCCTCGCCGTCCTCAACCACTGGAGCCCCGCCGGAACCCCCATCTTCCACACCCTTGACACCTCCACGGGCCTCCTCTCCAACTCAGTGCTCACCGTCACCCTCGGCCTCGACGGACGCATCTGGGCCAACACCTCCGCCGGCCTCAGCGTCATCGACCCCAACACCCTCACCGTCCAGACCTACACCGCAGGCGACGGCCTCCGCAGCACCTCCGAGAAGCTCTTCGGCTCCGTCACCCTCCCCGACGGAACCCTCCTCTTCCGCAGCGCCGACGGCCTCCTCGCCGTACAGCCCAGCCATCTTGAGCAGCGCACCTACCGCGCTCCACTCGTCATGACCGCCTTCACCACGGCAGACTCCCACCAGTCCCCCTTCATCCTCGCCTGGCAGTCCATGCACGGCGCCGTCTCGCTCGATCCACGCAAGCGCGGCTTTGAGGCGGACGTCGCACTCCTCGACTACACCGGCCCTGAAAGCACCCGATACTCTTATCGCCTCCAGGGCCTGGAAAACGACGGCCTCCCAAACTCCAGCGCGTCCGACACCAACAACCAGATCTGGACCGAGCTCCCACCCGGCCTCCATACCATCACCTTCTCCGCTCTCCCGCCCGGCACCTTCACCCTCCTCGTCCGAGCCGTCAGCCGCTCTGGCCAGGGGCCCCTCGTCGAATCAGCCTTCACCATCAACGCACCCCGCGCCTGGACCGAGACCCTCCCTTTCCGTCTCCTCCTCGTCCTCCTCACCCTCGGCATCATCTACGTCTTCATCAGGCTCCGCACCCGTGTCCTGGACCACCGTCGCGAGCACCTGGAGCAGGAGATCGAACTCCGCACCCTGGAGCTCAGCGAAAAAAGCCGTCAGCTCGAGCTCGCCAACCTCAAACTCGGCCAGCTCGCCATTCGTGACTCCCTCACCAACCTCTACAATCGCCGCCACTTCCTGGACCTCGCAGAAGCCGAATACCTACGCTCCCGCCGTTCTCAACGAACCTTCTCCCTCCTTCTCATGGACATCGACCACTTCAAGCTCGTCAACGACACCTGGGGCCACTTCACCGGGGACGCCGTGATCCAGATGGTCGCCGACCGCATCTCCTCCTCCCTCCGCGCCACCGATACCGCCGCCCGCTTCGGCGGCGAAGAGTACATCGTCCTGCTCCCAGAAACCTCCAGCCCCCAGGCCATCCAGCTCGCAGAGCGCATCCGCGAAGCCGTCGCCGCCTCACCCCTTCAGACCACCGCACAGGACATCGCCATCACCCTCAGCATCGGCTGCGCTGAGTTCGATCCCAACGCCACCCTCACCCAGCTTCTCGAGCGCGCCGACAAGGCCCTCTACGCCGCCAAGAACGCCGGTAGAAACCGCATCGAAGCCGACGACGCCACCCGCCGCAACGAATCCAAACCTTAG
- the coaBC gene encoding bifunctional phosphopantothenoylcysteine decarboxylase/phosphopantothenate--cysteine ligase CoaBC — protein MKILLGVSGGIAAYKAAELVRTLQQAGVDVQVAMTASAERFITPLTFAALTGHPVLTSLWQPTDAPSESFEIEHISAVQHIDAFVIAPATANLMAKFAHGLADDFLTTAYLANTAPVLLAPAMNVNMWNHPATRANLRTLKERGTTIVEPVAGYLACGMTGSGRLASVETIATEVLNLLHPRHDLAGETILITAGGTREPLDPVRFLGNRSSGKMGHALAESAAARGAKVILVTASPLPAPQSATLIRVDTAHEMQSAVLAQLPQATIVIAAAAVADFRLREVALNKLRRNGPLTIELEPTEDIVAHVVANRRPGTLVIAFAAETESLEENARAKLQRKGADAIVANDVSLPGLGFDSDSNAGLFLTGTQTISLEPASKQVFAGRILDHAIALRAQTVFRTEKELSRT, from the coding sequence ATGAAGATCCTCCTCGGCGTCTCCGGAGGCATAGCGGCTTATAAAGCTGCGGAGCTCGTCCGCACCCTCCAGCAGGCGGGTGTGGACGTGCAGGTCGCCATGACCGCCTCCGCCGAGCGCTTCATCACGCCCCTCACCTTCGCCGCCCTCACCGGCCACCCCGTCCTCACCTCTCTCTGGCAGCCCACGGACGCGCCCTCAGAATCCTTCGAAATCGAACACATCTCCGCCGTCCAGCACATCGACGCCTTCGTCATAGCCCCCGCCACCGCCAACCTCATGGCAAAGTTCGCCCACGGCCTCGCAGACGACTTCCTCACCACGGCCTACCTCGCCAACACCGCACCCGTCCTGCTCGCCCCCGCGATGAACGTCAACATGTGGAATCACCCCGCCACCCGGGCCAACCTCCGCACCCTCAAGGAACGCGGCACTACCATCGTCGAACCCGTCGCAGGTTACCTGGCCTGCGGCATGACCGGCAGCGGCCGCCTCGCCTCGGTCGAAACCATCGCCACCGAGGTCCTCAACCTCCTCCACCCACGTCATGACCTGGCCGGCGAGACCATCCTCATTACCGCCGGCGGCACCCGTGAGCCGCTTGACCCCGTCCGCTTCCTCGGCAACCGCTCCAGCGGCAAGATGGGCCACGCCCTCGCCGAGTCCGCCGCGGCCCGTGGCGCAAAGGTCATCCTCGTCACCGCCTCGCCGCTTCCCGCCCCGCAATCCGCAACCCTAATCCGTGTCGACACCGCCCACGAAATGCAATCCGCAGTCCTCGCCCAACTCCCCCAAGCCACGATCGTCATCGCAGCAGCAGCCGTAGCCGACTTCCGCCTCCGCGAAGTCGCCCTCAATAAGCTCCGCCGCAACGGCCCGTTGACCATCGAGCTTGAGCCGACGGAAGATATCGTCGCCCACGTCGTCGCCAATCGCCGCCCCGGTACCCTGGTCATCGCCTTCGCCGCCGAGACCGAGTCCCTCGAAGAAAACGCCCGCGCCAAGCTCCAACGCAAGGGTGCAGACGCCATCGTCGCCAACGACGTCTCTCTCCCCGGCCTCGGCTTCGACTCCGACTCCAACGCCGGTCTCTTCCTCACCGGCACCCAAACCATCTCCCTCGAACCGGCCTCCAAGCAAGTCTTCGCCGGCCGCATCCTCGATCACGCAATCGCCCTTAGAGCGCAAACCGTCTTCAGGACAGAAAAGGAGCTGAGCCGCACCTAG
- the panC gene encoding pantoate--beta-alanine ligase, with translation MQILKTIADMRQATTAARLASNAPIGLVPTMGALHEGHLSLVRAASQQCGTVVVSIFVNPTQFAPGEDLDRYPRTLEADLALLEQEGVDLVFVPSAREMYPNGIAATIVSTHVEVPEISDRLDGLSRPGHFRAVATVVAKLFHIVGPDLAFFGAKDAVQVAVLRAMVRDLDFPLRIVVCPTVRDADGLALSSRNSFLTPQERTHALTLSRALETARLIASHGSPTAEALREAMLSLLHGDLGVRVDYAEVVHPDTLEPLAHIRDGALLAVAAWVGETRLIDNLLLSPPTLPSPPTLKPARTEAHA, from the coding sequence ATGCAGATCCTCAAAACCATCGCAGACATGCGGCAAGCCACCACTGCCGCCCGCTTGGCCTCGAACGCGCCCATCGGCCTCGTCCCCACCATGGGCGCTCTTCATGAGGGCCATCTCTCGCTCGTCCGCGCCGCCAGCCAGCAGTGCGGCACCGTCGTCGTCTCCATCTTCGTCAATCCCACCCAGTTCGCACCCGGTGAGGATCTCGACCGCTACCCCCGCACCCTCGAAGCCGACCTCGCCCTCCTCGAGCAGGAAGGCGTAGATCTCGTCTTCGTCCCCTCCGCCCGGGAGATGTACCCCAACGGCATCGCCGCCACCATCGTCTCCACCCACGTTGAAGTTCCTGAGATCAGCGACCGCCTCGACGGTCTCTCCCGCCCCGGCCACTTCCGCGCCGTCGCCACCGTCGTCGCCAAGCTCTTCCACATCGTCGGCCCGGACCTCGCCTTCTTCGGCGCCAAGGATGCCGTACAGGTCGCCGTCCTCCGCGCCATGGTCCGTGACCTCGACTTCCCCCTCCGCATCGTCGTCTGCCCCACCGTCCGCGATGCCGACGGCCTCGCCCTCAGCTCCCGCAACAGCTTCCTCACCCCCCAGGAGCGCACCCACGCCCTCACCCTCTCACGCGCGCTTGAGACCGCACGCCTCATCGCCAGCCACGGCAGCCCCACCGCGGAAGCTCTGCGTGAAGCCATGCTCAGCCTCCTCCATGGAGACCTCGGCGTCCGCGTCGACTACGCCGAAGTCGTCCACCCCGACACCCTAGAACCCTTGGCCCACATCCGCGACGGAGCGCTCCTCGCCGTAGCCGCATGGGTCGGCGAAACCCGCCTCATCGACAACCTCCTCCTCAGCCCGCCCACCTTACCCTCCCCACCGACACTCAAGCCAGCACGCACGGAAGCCCACGCATGA
- the panB gene encoding 3-methyl-2-oxobutanoate hydroxymethyltransferase, whose amino-acid sequence MSVTQPRTAAREPSAQKVTPQTLLDRKRSHQPITALTAYDYPSARLVDEAGIDLILVGDSLAMVALGYDSTLPITVDEMLHHARAVRRAVRHALLVVDMPFGSYHTTPEAAVANAIRFVKEAGAEAVKIEGGATRASLIEQLTRAEIPVVGHIGLTPQSLNRMGGYKVQGRSIPAIESLLADAAAIEGAGAIALVLEGIPREVAARITAAAGIPVIGIGAGPDCDGQILVFHDLFNLTFSPGAKFVRRFADAGALMREGLQHFQSAVQDHSFPNDAESYHLPIEVAEHLAETITR is encoded by the coding sequence ATGAGCGTCACCCAGCCTCGTACCGCCGCGCGTGAACCCTCCGCGCAAAAAGTCACCCCGCAAACCCTCCTCGACCGCAAGCGCTCTCACCAACCCATCACCGCCCTCACCGCATACGACTACCCCTCCGCGCGACTCGTCGACGAAGCAGGCATCGACCTCATCCTCGTCGGCGACTCCCTCGCCATGGTCGCCCTCGGCTACGACTCCACCCTCCCCATCACCGTGGACGAGATGCTCCATCACGCCCGCGCAGTCCGCCGCGCAGTCCGCCACGCCCTCCTCGTCGTCGACATGCCCTTCGGCAGCTATCACACCACCCCCGAAGCCGCCGTCGCCAACGCCATCCGCTTCGTCAAGGAAGCCGGAGCCGAAGCCGTCAAGATCGAAGGCGGCGCAACCCGCGCATCCCTCATAGAACAGCTCACCCGCGCCGAAATCCCCGTCGTCGGCCACATCGGCCTCACCCCCCAATCCCTCAACCGCATGGGCGGTTACAAGGTCCAGGGCCGCAGCATCCCCGCCATCGAATCGCTCCTCGCAGACGCAGCCGCCATCGAAGGCGCGGGAGCCATCGCACTCGTCCTTGAAGGCATCCCCAGGGAGGTCGCCGCGCGCATCACCGCAGCCGCCGGCATCCCCGTCATCGGCATCGGCGCAGGCCCCGACTGCGACGGCCAGATCCTCGTCTTCCACGACCTCTTCAATCTCACCTTTTCGCCCGGAGCAAAATTCGTCCGGCGCTTCGCCGATGCCGGCGCACTCATGCGCGAAGGCCTTCAGCACTTCCAATCTGCCGTGCAAGACCATTCCTTCCCCAACGACGCCGAAAGCTACCACCTCCCCATAGAAGTAGCCGAGCACCTCGCAGAAACCATCACGAGGTAA